The Methanotorris formicicus Mc-S-70 region TAGCGGAATTAATTATAATAAAAGATAAGGATTTTAAAGAAAAGGACAAGTTGAAGGAATTGCTTGTTAGATATGTGAAAATTCATGATGAAATTAGCATACTTGAAAATGTCCTTGAAGATTTTGAAGAACTGGATATTTGGTTGAAGAATCTCATAAAGGACATTGACATAACTGAAAAACTTTTGGATAAGTTGAATAAAAATATAAATATTCCAAATTATAATGAGATTAAAGAACTCTTTAAAAAATTTAAAGATATTGAAATTAATTTAGATGAATCTTTGAGATGGGATGTATATAATAAGATTGAAAATTTGAAGAGGGAACTTGAAGAGGTTGAGAAACAGTTGGAATTTGCAATCCTGAGTTATGCCATAGTGAAAACTGGTAGTGATGATTATTCAGAACTTATAAAGTATTTGGAGGGAATTTAGGTTGGTGGTTTTCATGGAGGAACTGCATTATAAAAGAATCGTGGCAATGGTTGATAAAGGGTTGAATTTGGTGGAGTTAGTTGAAGAACACCCGTGTCCAAATGGAGCAGAGTGGGTCGTCTATCAGTATCAAAGAACCTCCCCTTTAATTGTCTCAGCATGGAGAGAGGGAAATAAACATCATTTTGTCACAAAGATTGGAAAGGCAGATTTAAACTTAATCCCCTCAATATCTGCCGCGGGTATTGAGGAAGTGTTTTTGGAAGGGGAAAATGTTCACATAGTTCACGCTGGTTTGGCAGGTGCTGGAGTAGGGGCAGAGATGAGAAAGAAAGCAGAAAACGTAGTTGATGTAATAATCCACCAAAAAGGTGGGGGTTCAAAATTAGGGAAAGCAGAGGTTATAACCCCAAAAATGGAAAAGGTTATTGTTGGGATAGATGATACTGATACAAAAGAGGAAGGGGCTACCTGGGTTTTAGCAAATGAGATTGGAAAATCTGTTGAAAAGGAAGGCTATGGCTACTATATGGACCACACAATCGTCCAACTCTACCCAGGAAATCCAAATAAAACACAAAACTGCGTTTCTATTGCTTTAACCTTTGCAGTTTATCCAAAATATAAATACAAAATTGATGAGTTAATAAAAAAAGAATTAAAAGAAAAAAGTTTGTCTGACGATACCTCAATGGCGATATACTATGGAATAACTCCATCAAAAAGCATGAAGTTATTTGCTCTTAGGGCAAAGAGAGAGTTGGTTTCAATAGAAGATGCGAGAGCAATAGCAATGCAAAATGATATAAGGGTTGTTAAAGTTAATGGTGAAGGAGGGATTATTGGGGCTGTTGCTGCCTTAGGTCTTGCTGAACACCACGACATTGCCGCAAAATTGCCTGAGGATTTATAAATTTTATTTTTTAATCATGATAATATAATGAGTGGAATTATGAAATTGGGAAAATTTGAGATTGATAATATTTACTTAGGAGATAGTTTGGTTCTAATGAAAGATATTCCTGACAATAGCATTGATTTAATTGTTACTGACCCCCCTTATGGTATTAATTTTAAAAGTAAAAGAAATAATTACAACAGAAAAGATGAAAATGTTTTAGATGGATACAATGAGATTCCAAAAGAGAATTATGAGTTTTCCTATAATTGGATGAAGGAAGCATATAGAATATTAAAACCAACAGGAAGTATGTATGTATTTTCTGGCTGGACAAATTTAAAGGATGTTCTTAATGCCTTAGATGACGTTGGATTTATAACAATAAATCATATAATTTGGAAGTATCAATTTGGTGTCTTTACAAAGAGAAAATTTGTAACATC contains the following coding sequences:
- the mmp11 gene encoding methanogenesis marker protein 11; this translates as MEELHYKRIVAMVDKGLNLVELVEEHPCPNGAEWVVYQYQRTSPLIVSAWREGNKHHFVTKIGKADLNLIPSISAAGIEEVFLEGENVHIVHAGLAGAGVGAEMRKKAENVVDVIIHQKGGGSKLGKAEVITPKMEKVIVGIDDTDTKEEGATWVLANEIGKSVEKEGYGYYMDHTIVQLYPGNPNKTQNCVSIALTFAVYPKYKYKIDELIKKELKEKSLSDDTSMAIYYGITPSKSMKLFALRAKRELVSIEDARAIAMQNDIRVVKVNGEGGIIGAVAALGLAEHHDIAAKLPEDL
- a CDS encoding DNA-methyltransferase — its product is MKLGKFEIDNIYLGDSLVLMKDIPDNSIDLIVTDPPYGINFKSKRNNYNRKDENVLDGYNEIPKENYEFSYNWMKEAYRILKPTGSMYVFSGWTNLKDVLNALDDVGFITINHIIWKYQFGVFTKRKFVTSHYHILFVVKDEKKYKFNKIDHYPEDVWVINREYWRGKVKTPTKLPTELVKKIILYGSDEGDIVFDPFLGSGQTCVVAKLLNRHYLGFEIVKDYYEFAKKRLEEIKNEDNNLLRWIKNDEIAKIKK